In one Dehalogenimonas formicexedens genomic region, the following are encoded:
- a CDS encoding ZIP family metal transporter, whose product MPEVLEIILFSFASGVTVILGWGLAGFRVLESGSTFLHSITAFGAGIITAAVALVLVPEGIAGLGIPRIIVAFVIGVFFFAVLNWFIKSRTGRVALFLVMLLDFIPEALALGAVFSASKATGLLLAIYIGLQNLPESYSAYFEFVGSGFSRRRTFAVMAPFSLVGVVAALIGFYFLTGTVALVAFIMMFSAGGILYLVFQEVAPKARIKENRIPAVVFTLGFLVGVIGHILFA is encoded by the coding sequence GTGCCTGAAGTCCTGGAGATCATCCTTTTCTCCTTCGCTTCCGGAGTTACTGTCATCCTGGGATGGGGCCTGGCGGGTTTTCGCGTCCTCGAGAGCGGATCGACATTCCTGCACAGCATCACAGCCTTCGGCGCCGGGATCATTACAGCTGCCGTAGCCCTCGTCCTCGTCCCCGAGGGGATAGCTGGTTTGGGGATTCCCCGCATCATTGTTGCCTTCGTCATCGGGGTCTTTTTCTTCGCGGTTCTAAACTGGTTTATAAAGTCACGCACCGGACGCGTGGCCTTATTTCTCGTCATGCTTTTGGATTTTATTCCGGAGGCATTGGCCCTTGGTGCTGTCTTCTCCGCCAGCAAAGCTACCGGACTGCTGCTAGCTATATATATCGGCCTTCAGAATTTACCGGAGAGCTATAGCGCTTATTTCGAATTTGTCGGAAGCGGTTTCAGCCGCCGACGGACCTTTGCCGTCATGGCTCCATTCAGTCTGGTGGGTGTGGTTGCCGCCTTGATCGGTTTTTATTTTTTGACCGGGACAGTCGCCCTGGTCGCCTTTATCATGATGTTCTCTGCCGGCGGCATCCTCTACCTGGTCTTCCAGGAGGTTGCCCCTAAGGCTCGAATCAAGGAAAATCGGATTCCCGCGGTTGTTTTCACCCTCGGGTTTCTGGTTGGGGTCATCGGCCATATCCTCTTCGCGTAA
- a CDS encoding DUF1697 domain-containing protein, whose translation MVYVALLRGVNVGGKGLVSMTDLKAELNGLGFREVRTYIQSGNILFETNDDVATVRHKLEDLLKAKFKIDTLVIVKTREQLKQVAQNAPEAWHSRDDLRRYVAFISEPLDPGDVLPEVELKEGIDSVKEGPGVLYFSILLSGRTRSRLNRLMSKPVYRSISFRDFTTVQKLAEMIEQTGVRQALGD comes from the coding sequence ATGGTTTATGTAGCTCTACTTCGGGGCGTCAATGTCGGCGGGAAGGGTCTTGTCAGCATGACGGACCTGAAGGCCGAGTTGAATGGGCTCGGTTTTAGAGAAGTCCGAACCTATATTCAGAGCGGCAACATCCTTTTCGAAACCAACGATGATGTTGCTACTGTCAGGCATAAACTGGAAGACTTGCTCAAAGCAAAATTCAAGATCGATACCCTCGTGATCGTTAAAACTCGGGAACAGCTGAAACAAGTTGCCCAGAATGCCCCGGAAGCATGGCACAGCCGCGACGATTTACGTCGCTACGTTGCTTTTATCAGTGAACCGCTTGATCCCGGCGATGTTCTACCTGAGGTGGAACTCAAAGAAGGAATTGACTCCGTGAAAGAGGGTCCGGGCGTTCTTTATTTCTCAATACTTTTAAGCGGCCGGACCCGGAGTCGCCTCAACAGGTTGATGTCGAAGCCGGTGTATCGGTCAATTTCTTTTCGTGACTTCACCACAGTTCAAAAACTCGCCGAAATGATAGAGCAGACTGGTGTTCGACAGGCACTTGGTGATTAG
- a CDS encoding nuclear transport factor 2 family protein has translation MAETQKQRDIVNEFFKLVTAQKFDGILRLCSPDCQIHNPYVTGTMADLTKAMAAANKEGRAQNPDAGF, from the coding sequence ATGGCAGAGACACAGAAACAACGCGACATTGTAAACGAATTCTTCAAATTAGTGACGGCCCAAAAATTCGATGGCATATTGAGACTCTGTTCTCCGGACTGCCAGATCCACAACCCTTATGTCACGGGTACAATGGCGGATCTGACAAAGGCGATGGCAGCCGCAAATAAAGAAGGTCGCGCCCAGAACCCTGATGCCGGTTTTTAG
- a CDS encoding antibiotic biosynthesis monooxygenase family protein, which translates to MIKAIVGFRKKPNADIKPLLQRMMSYAGSFSGFSKVECIEMLPERSVVALVYEWKSLDDWKSWELSRVRKQLMESAEQLLVDKPHVTVYKEEPMPGWTYTALKQDRQLAGVA; encoded by the coding sequence ATGATCAAGGCAATCGTCGGGTTCAGAAAGAAGCCAAACGCAGACATCAAACCCCTACTGCAAAGGATGATGTCTTACGCCGGGTCGTTTAGCGGCTTCTCGAAGGTCGAGTGCATCGAAATGCTGCCGGAGCGCTCGGTCGTCGCCCTGGTTTACGAATGGAAAAGCCTCGACGACTGGAAATCATGGGAACTCTCCAGGGTAAGAAAGCAACTGATGGAGAGCGCCGAGCAACTTCTCGTGGATAAACCTCATGTCACCGTCTACAAGGAAGAGCCCATGCCCGGATGGACCTACACTGCGCTGAAACAAGACCGGCAACTGGCTGGCGTGGCGTAA
- a CDS encoding DUF6941 family protein, protein MSEFRPLSQVKPVLIAALVCDVAMKDPTTGKISLIGIFDKVHVKQFPAQRPVSLYAKLTEAEGNYQFQAKYVYSNTGETLAEAKGEFTAKDKLGTVELNLQYPPLPITAEGRYDFQLWVNGQFLGQTFIDAAVMA, encoded by the coding sequence ATGTCTGAATTCAGACCCTTAAGCCAGGTCAAACCGGTACTCATCGCCGCGCTTGTTTGCGATGTGGCGATGAAAGACCCTACCACCGGGAAAATCTCCCTGATCGGCATCTTCGATAAAGTCCACGTCAAGCAGTTTCCCGCCCAGCGGCCCGTTTCCCTTTACGCCAAGCTGACCGAGGCCGAGGGCAACTACCAGTTCCAGGCCAAATACGTTTACTCTAACACCGGCGAGACCCTCGCCGAGGCCAAGGGCGAATTTACCGCCAAGGACAAGCTCGGCACGGTCGAGCTTAACCTTCAGTATCCACCTCTCCCCATTACCGCCGAAGGCCGCTACGATTTCCAGCTCTGGGTCAACGGCCAGTTCCTCGGCCAGACGTTTATCGATGCTGCCGTGATGGCATGA
- a CDS encoding DUF1801 domain-containing protein, which translates to MAEKKVAQLSEGEKASLREHLEELAAGKAAEGEGAVMAKIGEMSEPDMSLATRLHAIVKAAAPGLTPKTWYGMPAWATKNGKVVCFFQSGIKYKTRYSTFGFQDAAKLDEGNMWPTSYALMELTAAEEARITALVKKAVGTG; encoded by the coding sequence GTGGCTGAAAAGAAAGTTGCCCAGTTATCGGAAGGCGAAAAGGCCTCACTGAGGGAACACCTTGAAGAGTTGGCGGCGGGCAAGGCGGCGGAGGGGGAAGGCGCCGTGATGGCCAAGATCGGCGAAATGTCTGAGCCGGACATGTCCCTGGCCACGCGGCTGCACGCCATCGTCAAGGCTGCCGCCCCCGGCTTGACGCCAAAAACGTGGTACGGCATGCCCGCCTGGGCGACCAAAAACGGCAAGGTAGTTTGCTTCTTTCAGAGCGGGATCAAGTACAAAACCAGATACTCGACGTTCGGCTTCCAGGACGCCGCGAAGCTCGACGAAGGCAATATGTGGCCGACCTCATACGCTTTGATGGAGTTGACCGCCGCCGAAGAGGCGCGGATAACCGCACTTGTCAAGAAGGCGGTTGGGACCGGTTGA
- a CDS encoding DUF2200 domain-containing protein produces MPKHKIYTMPVAEVYPHYIAKAERKGRTKTEVDEIIRWLTGYSQIELEAVLEKRTDFETFFAEAPHLNPSRTLIKGLICGIRVEDIEEPTMREIRFMDKLVDELAQGKAMEKILRPKTC; encoded by the coding sequence ATGCCCAAACATAAGATCTATACCATGCCCGTCGCCGAGGTGTATCCCCATTACATTGCCAAGGCCGAGAGAAAGGGGCGCACCAAGACCGAAGTCGACGAGATCATCCGCTGGCTAACCGGGTACAGCCAGATCGAGCTGGAGGCGGTTCTTGAAAAGAGGACCGACTTCGAGACCTTCTTCGCCGAAGCGCCCCACCTCAACCCCTCCCGCACCCTTATCAAAGGCCTGATCTGCGGCATCCGGGTAGAGGACATCGAAGAGCCGACAATGCGGGAAATCCGCTTTATGGATAAGCTGGTTGATGAGTTGGCACAGGGGAAAGCGATGGAGAAGATTTTACGGCCGAAGACCTGTTAG